One genomic segment of Amycolatopsis sp. Hca4 includes these proteins:
- the thrB gene encoding homoserine kinase, producing the protein MSGEFRVTVPASTANLGPGFDAFGMALSLYDVVEVRVTDTGLKVEVIDAGAGGVEDVPTDESHLVVRAIRATCAHLGVEPPGLHLRCFNAIPHARGLGSSAAAVVSGVAAGYALAGREIDAFGALQLAAGFEGHADNAAASLFGGLVLAWCDGGEFHAERLTPHASIRPVVAVPSVRSATATTRGLLPATVPHADAAHSAGRAALAVHALTAKPELLLAATEDRLHQHYRAPAYPASAELVATLRARGVAAAVSGAGPTVLALTTGGILPPDVRVDAFDVLELPVDLTGVQVAAQ; encoded by the coding sequence GTGAGCGGGGAGTTCCGGGTCACCGTCCCGGCGTCGACCGCGAACCTCGGGCCGGGCTTCGACGCCTTCGGGATGGCGCTGAGCCTGTACGACGTCGTCGAGGTGCGGGTCACCGACACCGGGCTCAAAGTCGAGGTGATCGACGCCGGCGCCGGTGGCGTCGAAGACGTCCCGACCGACGAATCCCACCTGGTGGTGCGGGCGATCCGCGCGACCTGCGCGCACCTCGGCGTCGAGCCGCCCGGCCTGCACCTGCGCTGCTTCAACGCGATCCCGCACGCCCGCGGCCTCGGCTCGTCCGCGGCCGCGGTGGTCTCCGGTGTCGCCGCCGGGTACGCGCTGGCGGGCCGGGAGATCGACGCGTTCGGCGCGCTGCAGCTCGCGGCCGGCTTCGAAGGCCACGCCGACAACGCCGCCGCCAGCCTGTTCGGCGGCCTGGTACTGGCCTGGTGCGACGGCGGGGAGTTCCACGCCGAACGGCTCACCCCGCACGCGTCGATCCGGCCGGTCGTGGCCGTGCCGTCGGTGCGCTCGGCCACCGCGACCACGCGCGGCCTGCTGCCCGCGACCGTGCCGCACGCCGACGCCGCCCACAGCGCCGGGCGGGCCGCGCTCGCCGTCCACGCGCTCACGGCGAAGCCGGAGCTGCTGCTCGCGGCCACCGAAGACCGGCTGCACCAGCACTACCGCGCCCCGGCGTACCCGGCCAGCGCGGAGCTGGTGGCGACGCTTCGTGCACGGGGAGTAGCCGCCGCCGTTTCCGGCGCGGGTCCGACGGTGCTCGCGCTGACCACCGGGGGAATACTTCCGCCTGACGTGCGCGTTGATGCCTTCGACGTCCTCGAACTGCCCGTGGATCTCACGGGCGTGCAGGTTGCGGCTCAGTAA